The Pseudanabaena galeata CCNP1313 genome includes a region encoding these proteins:
- the rplD gene encoding 50S ribosomal protein L4 produces MPTVIDWTGNEVGEVSLELRVAKEASAKGLVHRALVRQLANARQGTASSKTRAEVRGGGRKPFRQKGTGRARQGSTRSPLTRGGGAIFGPKPRDYETKMNRKERRLALRTAFIGRTADLIVVEDFAINLTQPKTKELCQALERWGVTVGKKTLIITDRKDENIVLSARNIQNLQLLAADQLNMFDILNAEKIVATRSAIARIHEVYGGDAKLATEIVTVEDAE; encoded by the coding sequence ATGCCTACAGTAATAGATTGGACAGGGAATGAAGTTGGTGAAGTAAGCCTAGAGTTGCGTGTTGCTAAAGAAGCAAGCGCAAAGGGTTTAGTTCATCGCGCCCTTGTCAGACAGTTAGCCAATGCCCGTCAAGGCACAGCCAGCAGCAAGACTCGCGCTGAAGTTCGCGGTGGTGGTCGTAAGCCTTTTAGACAAAAGGGTACAGGTCGCGCCCGTCAAGGTTCGACAAGATCGCCTTTGACCCGTGGTGGTGGAGCAATCTTTGGGCCTAAGCCTAGAGATTACGAAACCAAGATGAATCGCAAGGAGCGTCGTCTTGCCCTTCGTACCGCATTCATTGGTCGTACAGCAGATTTGATTGTCGTTGAAGATTTTGCCATAAATCTTACTCAGCCCAAGACTAAGGAGCTATGTCAAGCACTTGAACGTTGGGGTGTGACTGTTGGCAAAAAGACGCTGATTATCACCGATCGCAAAGATGAAAACATTGTTCTTTCTGCACGTAATATTCAGAACCTACAATTGCTTGCGGCTGATCAGCTAAACATGTTCGACATTTTGAATGCTGAAAAAATTGTGGCAACTCGCTCGGCGATCGCCAGAATTCATGAAGTGTATGGTGGCGATGCAAAGTTAGCAACAGAGATCGTTACGGTCGAAGATGCAGAATAA
- a CDS encoding 50S ribosomal protein L23, with the protein MAKIPTEFDPRRLPDIIRRPLLNEKATRQLESNKYTFDVFHDATKPEIKAAIESLFSVTVKKVNTHNPPAQARRIGKFAGKRAQIKRAIVTLAEGSKIDLFPDV; encoded by the coding sequence ATGGCTAAGATCCCTACCGAATTCGATCCCCGTCGCTTGCCCGATATCATTCGTCGCCCTCTGCTCAATGAAAAGGCAACCCGACAACTAGAAAGCAACAAATATACATTTGATGTTTTTCATGATGCTACTAAACCTGAAATTAAGGCAGCTATCGAAAGCCTTTTCTCAGTTACGGTCAAAAAAGTGAACACCCATAACCCACCCGCACAAGCGCGTCGGATTGGTAAGTTTGCAGGCAAACGTGCTCAAATCAAAAGAGCGATCGTCACCCTTGCCGAAGGCAGCAAAATTGATTTGTTCCCCGATGTATAA
- a CDS encoding acyltransferase gives MTWELSDLLRAIATTIVIGIHASHHWWFGVKDVTTITPEIFIDTIINQVGRFTVPLFVILSGFALAKSEENHPFNLKIFIQRRLWRIVPPYFLFTLFNIVGRSQFLTANWLERGKQIWQALSTGMGDYHLYFLGIIFQCYIVYPLLRRLKFSQQRLIGLILITFALLSLRWGSAIFGWLPNMTYFLPNGDHVIYWLSYFQIGIWLAKDHGWTSLFVTNWRSHSWGYLFAIAASVELSEFYWTAIFKKSAEAVGHYIRPTVLFLTFSFLLWSISWRNPESKSESQRFLPSPTFGIWQAIQPHIKTLSKASFTTYLVHVWVLRAIAPLEIVGGILFVPLAASLSWLVGLILWQISRRCTYS, from the coding sequence ATGACTTGGGAACTCTCTGATCTGCTACGAGCGATCGCCACCACTATTGTGATTGGTATTCATGCTTCTCATCACTGGTGGTTTGGAGTAAAGGATGTAACTACTATCACTCCTGAAATCTTTATTGATACGATCATTAATCAAGTAGGTCGCTTTACCGTACCGTTATTTGTGATTTTGTCAGGTTTTGCCCTAGCTAAATCGGAAGAGAATCACCCATTTAATCTAAAAATATTTATCCAACGCCGCCTCTGGCGAATTGTACCGCCCTATTTTCTATTTACTTTATTCAACATTGTCGGGCGATCGCAGTTCCTTACAGCAAATTGGCTAGAGCGAGGAAAACAGATTTGGCAAGCTCTCTCTACGGGTATGGGTGACTATCACCTCTATTTCCTTGGAATTATCTTCCAATGCTACATAGTTTATCCATTACTACGCCGCCTTAAATTTTCTCAGCAAAGACTAATTGGATTAATTCTCATTACTTTTGCTCTGTTGAGTTTGCGATGGGGATCGGCAATCTTTGGATGGCTACCAAATATGACATACTTTCTGCCCAACGGCGATCATGTAATCTATTGGCTATCCTACTTTCAAATAGGAATTTGGTTAGCTAAAGATCACGGTTGGACTAGTCTATTTGTGACAAATTGGCGATCGCATTCATGGGGATATTTATTTGCGATCGCTGCATCTGTGGAATTAAGTGAATTCTATTGGACAGCAATATTCAAAAAATCGGCTGAAGCAGTCGGTCATTATATCCGTCCAACTGTGCTTTTCTTGACTTTCTCTTTCTTGTTATGGTCAATTTCTTGGCGAAATCCAGAATCTAAAAGTGAGAGTCAGAGATTTTTACCGTCTCCCACTTTTGGAATTTGGCAAGCAATTCAACCGCATATTAAGACATTATCTAAGGCAAGCTTTACTACTTATCTAGTTCATGTTTGGGTGCTACGGGCGATCGCTCCCCTCGAAATAGTTGGAGGAATCCTATTTGTTCCATTGGCAGCAAGCTTGTCTTGGTTGGTTGGTCTAATCCTATGGCAAATTTCAAGGCGTTGCACATATTCATAA
- the rplB gene encoding 50S ribosomal protein L2 → MGVRAYKPYTASTRQTVVSDFSEITKSEPEKSLTSHVHRKRGRNNRGVITSRRRGGGHKRLYRIIDFKRNKRDIIAEVIAIEYDPNRTSRIALLQYEDGEKRYILAPKGIAVGNKIQAGTSNVPFEIGNAMPLVNIPLGTIVHNVELVPGKGGQIVRSAGAGAQIAAKEGDFVTLKLPSSEVRLIRKDCFATIGQVGNLDHSNTSLGKAGRSRWLNRRPKVRGMVMNPVDHPHGGGEGCAPIGRSGPVTPWGKPTLGYKTRKKGKLSDALIVRRRRKSSKRGKGGRNA, encoded by the coding sequence ATGGGCGTTCGTGCATATAAACCGTATACCGCAAGTACCAGACAAACTGTTGTCTCGGACTTCTCGGAAATCACTAAGTCAGAACCCGAAAAGTCTTTAACTAGCCACGTCCATCGTAAAAGAGGACGCAATAACCGTGGTGTTATCACCAGCCGCAGACGCGGTGGTGGTCATAAGAGACTCTATCGGATTATTGATTTCAAACGCAATAAACGCGACATTATCGCCGAAGTAATTGCGATCGAGTATGATCCCAACCGCACTTCTCGTATTGCACTGTTGCAATACGAAGACGGCGAAAAGAGATACATCCTTGCTCCAAAGGGAATCGCTGTTGGCAACAAGATTCAAGCAGGTACAAGCAATGTGCCTTTTGAAATCGGTAACGCGATGCCATTGGTAAACATCCCTCTTGGTACGATTGTTCACAATGTGGAACTCGTCCCTGGAAAGGGTGGACAAATTGTGCGATCAGCTGGTGCTGGCGCTCAAATTGCAGCTAAGGAAGGCGATTTCGTCACACTCAAGCTTCCTTCTAGTGAAGTTCGTTTGATTCGCAAAGATTGTTTCGCCACCATCGGACAAGTGGGCAACCTCGATCACAGCAACACCAGTCTTGGTAAAGCAGGTCGCAGCCGTTGGTTGAATCGTCGTCCTAAAGTCCGTGGTATGGTCATGAACCCCGTCGATCACCCCCATGGTGGTGGTGAAGGTTGCGCCCCCATTGGTCGCAGTGGACCTGTTACACCTTGGGGTAAACCAACCTTGGGTTACAAGACTCGCAAGAAGGGCAAACTTAGTGATGCCTTGATTGTTCGTCGCCGTCGCAAGTCCTCGAAGCGCGGTAAGGGCGGACGTAACGCTTAA
- a CDS encoding DUF309 domain-containing protein, whose translation MTFEEAIAQFNSGDYYACHDTLEAIWNDAWQSDRAFYQGILQIAVGLYHLKNQNWHGAAILLGEGTSRLPAYLPNYQSIDVETLLEDSLVILRTVQLSGKEGIGNLLKSLENGDLKTPKIYMLLRN comes from the coding sequence ATGACCTTTGAAGAAGCGATCGCTCAGTTTAATAGCGGTGATTATTATGCTTGTCATGACACCTTAGAGGCGATTTGGAATGATGCTTGGCAAAGCGATCGGGCTTTTTATCAGGGTATTTTGCAAATTGCCGTTGGTCTATATCATCTCAAAAATCAAAATTGGCATGGTGCGGCAATTCTCTTGGGTGAAGGTACGAGTCGTTTACCAGCCTATCTTCCTAATTATCAATCCATTGATGTGGAAACTTTATTGGAAGATAGTTTAGTCATCTTGCGAACAGTGCAACTGAGTGGAAAAGAAGGTATTGGGAATCTGTTAAAAAGCCTTGAAAATGGAGATTTGAAAACTCCTAAAATCTATATGCTCCTAAGAAATTAG
- a CDS encoding extracellular solute-binding protein, producing the protein MDRRKFLVVSGAAIATLGGCQLSNPFDQRDRLRILGMLGAIPSKVINQFESASKIKIEFKAENAPSKLWQELQNYPNVAKEKAPHLISIGDSWLDQAIANSLIQPITPDLLEKIPKWQKLSPLWQQSVTRNNQVWGIPYRWGATAIAYRSDKLKFKITQWSDLWRPELKLKLSLPDDAREVIGLVLKKMGQSYQLENLVERQDVFATLTQELKSLNSQVLTYSSDNYLQSLLADDTFAAVGWTSDMHKAQRQNPNLRVVIPQDGTSLWSDLWVIPKGEAAIAAAEWINFCLTPEIAAQITSLSEAVSASSELDQVPASVKADPIKFFSQDILAKSELIAPLSPSTLTQYKDLWTKLRSGTI; encoded by the coding sequence ATGGATAGACGTAAGTTTTTAGTTGTAAGTGGGGCGGCGATCGCCACTCTTGGGGGATGTCAATTATCAAATCCTTTTGATCAGCGCGATCGCCTACGGATTCTAGGTATGTTAGGAGCCATACCCAGTAAAGTTATTAATCAATTTGAGTCCGCCTCTAAAATAAAAATTGAATTTAAAGCCGAAAATGCACCCTCAAAGCTTTGGCAAGAACTACAAAACTATCCCAATGTTGCTAAAGAAAAAGCACCGCATCTCATCAGTATTGGTGATAGTTGGCTAGATCAAGCGATCGCCAATTCTTTAATCCAACCCATCACGCCTGATCTGTTAGAAAAAATTCCGAAATGGCAAAAACTATCTCCCCTCTGGCAACAAAGCGTGACGCGCAATAATCAAGTCTGGGGTATTCCCTATCGCTGGGGTGCAACGGCGATCGCCTACCGTAGTGACAAACTGAAATTTAAGATTACTCAATGGTCAGACCTATGGCGACCAGAATTAAAACTAAAACTATCCCTACCCGACGATGCCCGTGAAGTAATTGGCTTAGTTTTAAAAAAGATGGGGCAATCCTATCAACTAGAAAACTTAGTTGAACGTCAAGATGTTTTCGCCACACTGACGCAAGAACTAAAAAGCCTTAACTCGCAGGTCTTAACCTATTCTTCTGATAATTATTTGCAGTCTCTATTAGCAGACGATACATTCGCCGCAGTGGGGTGGACGAGTGATATGCATAAAGCCCAAAGGCAAAACCCTAATCTGAGAGTAGTCATCCCTCAAGATGGCACATCTCTCTGGAGTGATCTTTGGGTAATACCTAAGGGCGAAGCCGCGATCGCGGCGGCGGAATGGATAAATTTTTGTCTAACGCCTGAGATTGCCGCTCAAATTACATCTTTGTCTGAGGCAGTTAGCGCATCTAGTGAGTTAGATCAAGTTCCCGCTAGTGTCAAAGCTGATCCGATCAAGTTTTTCTCACAAGATATCCTCGCTAAAAGTGAGTTAATCGCTCCTTTGTCTCCATCAACACTTACACAATATAAAGATCTTTGGACTAAGCTGCGATCGGGAACAATATAA
- the asnS gene encoding asparagine--tRNA ligase, translated as MSSARIIDLLRSGLTSQSYIVRGWVRTKREGKGITFLELNDGSSLQGIQIVLPQTIDDYATLIKQITTGTSIEVTGTLVESMGKGQRVEMQATAIAVFGVADPETYPLQKKRHSIEFLRTIAHLRPRTNMFGAVFRVRNACAFAIHKFFQERGFLWVHTPIVTASDCEGAGEMFGVTTFDLNKVAAAGKPVDFTQDFFGKPAFLTVSGQLEAEIMATAFSNVYTFGPTFRAENSNTSRHLAEFWMIEPEVAFCDLEGDADLAEDFLKYIFNYVLETCPEDMEFFQERVNDQVMTNARKIIDQKFERITYTEAIAILEKCSKTFEFPVSWGLDLQSEHERFLAEEHFQKPVIVMDYPLGIKAFYMRVNEDTASDRQTVRAMDILAPGVGEIIGGSQREERLDVLEARIRSVGLNPEDYWWYLDLRRYGTVPHAGFGLGFERLVQFITGMGNIRDVIPFPRFPQSAEF; from the coding sequence ATGTCATCTGCAAGAATCATCGATTTATTACGTAGCGGTCTAACTAGTCAGTCCTATATTGTTCGTGGTTGGGTACGGACAAAGCGTGAAGGGAAGGGAATTACTTTCTTAGAACTAAATGATGGTTCATCGCTACAGGGAATTCAAATAGTTTTGCCGCAAACGATTGATGACTATGCAACTCTAATTAAGCAAATCACTACAGGTACGTCGATTGAGGTGACTGGGACTTTAGTTGAGTCCATGGGCAAAGGACAAAGGGTGGAAATGCAAGCTACAGCGATCGCTGTTTTTGGTGTTGCCGATCCTGAGACTTATCCTTTGCAAAAAAAACGTCACTCGATCGAATTTCTTCGCACGATCGCGCATTTGCGTCCCCGTACAAATATGTTTGGGGCTGTATTTCGCGTGAGAAATGCTTGTGCCTTTGCAATTCACAAATTTTTTCAAGAACGGGGGTTTTTATGGGTACATACACCAATTGTCACTGCTAGCGATTGTGAAGGTGCGGGCGAGATGTTTGGGGTCACCACATTTGACCTAAATAAAGTAGCGGCGGCGGGTAAGCCTGTTGATTTTACCCAAGATTTTTTTGGAAAGCCAGCTTTTTTGACAGTCAGTGGTCAACTAGAAGCCGAAATCATGGCAACCGCCTTTTCTAACGTCTATACTTTTGGTCCTACTTTTCGCGCTGAGAACTCAAATACTTCCCGCCACCTTGCTGAGTTTTGGATGATTGAGCCAGAGGTCGCTTTTTGCGATCTCGAAGGTGATGCGGATCTAGCCGAAGATTTTCTCAAATATATTTTCAATTATGTTTTGGAAACTTGCCCAGAAGATATGGAGTTTTTCCAAGAACGGGTAAATGATCAAGTAATGACCAATGCTCGCAAAATCATTGATCAAAAATTTGAGCGAATTACCTATACAGAGGCGATCGCCATTCTCGAAAAATGTAGTAAAACCTTTGAGTTTCCCGTTTCGTGGGGATTAGATCTGCAATCGGAACATGAGCGCTTTTTAGCCGAAGAACATTTTCAAAAGCCCGTGATTGTCATGGATTATCCACTGGGAATCAAAGCATTTTATATGCGGGTGAATGAAGATACCGCCAGCGATCGCCAAACTGTAAGAGCTATGGATATTCTCGCTCCGGGAGTTGGAGAAATTATCGGCGGTTCGCAGCGTGAAGAACGCCTTGATGTACTGGAAGCCAGAATTCGCAGTGTTGGTCTAAATCCTGAAGATTATTGGTGGTATTTAGATTTACGTCGTTATGGCACTGTGCCTCATGCTGGTTTTGGGCTTGGCTTTGAGCGTCTAGTGCAGTTCATTACAGGCATGGGAAATATTCGAGATGTAATTCCCTTTCCTCGATTTCCTCAAAGTGCAGAGTTTTAG
- a CDS encoding glutathione S-transferase family protein gives MLLLQFSTSHYCRKARLALGYKQILYQVENLTPALHILRVKPLSGSKTVPVLLPQQKNCPAVVADSTEIIRFLEAYQPDPPLYLEDDMQQKEALRLEDYFDEFIGTAARFVYYQFRANEGKQIDPSWMSQAVIAIVRSQYGINANSAKIAAQKIADAIAMLSEFWQDGYLVGDRFSVADLTAAALLSPLGLIPAYRQSYPWLFERITEIHQFCNEPLPKNWQAGLDGLSSYSNAKVN, from the coding sequence ATGCTTTTATTACAATTCAGTACTTCCCACTATTGCCGTAAAGCTAGGTTGGCTCTTGGCTATAAGCAAATTCTCTATCAGGTTGAAAATCTCACTCCCGCTTTACATATTTTAAGAGTTAAGCCTCTTTCAGGCTCAAAAACCGTACCTGTACTATTGCCTCAGCAAAAAAACTGTCCTGCCGTAGTCGCCGACTCCACCGAAATTATTCGGTTTCTGGAAGCCTATCAACCTGATCCACCACTGTATTTGGAAGATGATATGCAACAAAAAGAGGCTTTACGATTGGAAGATTATTTTGATGAATTTATTGGTACGGCGGCGCGGTTTGTTTACTATCAGTTTCGCGCTAACGAGGGCAAACAGATCGATCCTTCTTGGATGAGTCAAGCTGTGATTGCGATAGTCCGATCGCAATATGGCATTAATGCTAATTCGGCAAAGATTGCTGCTCAGAAAATTGCCGATGCGATCGCGATGCTCAGTGAATTTTGGCAAGATGGCTATCTGGTAGGCGATCGCTTTAGTGTTGCCGATTTGACTGCGGCAGCTTTGCTGTCGCCATTGGGTTTAATTCCTGCTTATCGGCAAAGTTATCCTTGGCTATTTGAGCGCATTACCGAAATTCATCAGTTTTGTAATGAACCATTACCCAAAAATTGGCAAGCTGGACTTGATGGTTTATCAAGTTATAGCAATGCAAAAGTTAACTAG
- a CDS encoding DUF3493 domain-containing protein, translating to MSKLNSEQYDRLRREAKSPYRGLRVFIYIAFAGSGFIGAVIFFARLIAGNGDLEANLGNLALQIGVLALMIWLYRIDRSKKK from the coding sequence GTGTCTAAACTAAATTCTGAGCAGTATGATCGCCTAAGACGTGAAGCTAAATCCCCCTATCGTGGACTCCGCGTATTTATTTATATAGCCTTTGCAGGATCGGGATTTATTGGAGCAGTGATCTTTTTCGCGAGATTAATTGCTGGAAATGGAGATTTGGAAGCCAATCTAGGAAACTTAGCTTTACAAATTGGAGTATTGGCTTTAATGATTTGGCTATATCGTATTGATCGCAGCAAAAAAAAATAA
- the pgl gene encoding 6-phosphogluconolactonase encodes MARQVEIWNDRAEIASRALLLCQIAYDEAISKDARFTIVAAGGSTPRVLYELLANKEWDWSKVHVFWGDERYVPVSDPQSNEGMTRQAWLNHVAIPESNIHAVPTDATDPAIAAAQYEQHIQEFFGVSAGAFPRFDLILLGMGDDGHTASLFPHTKALKVGDRLVTVGEKDGQPRITMTVPLINQAKEIIFMIEGAAKAKALTAVLAPQGDVNQYPSRLITGNTIWLCDRTAMKPK; translated from the coding sequence ATGGCTAGACAGGTAGAAATTTGGAACGATCGCGCTGAAATTGCCTCAAGAGCATTGCTATTGTGTCAGATTGCCTATGATGAAGCAATTTCTAAAGATGCACGCTTTACCATTGTTGCTGCAGGTGGTAGTACACCCCGTGTTTTGTATGAACTCTTAGCAAATAAAGAATGGGACTGGTCAAAGGTACATGTTTTTTGGGGAGATGAGCGCTATGTACCTGTTAGCGATCCGCAAAGTAATGAGGGGATGACTCGTCAAGCATGGCTGAATCATGTCGCTATTCCTGAGTCAAATATTCATGCAGTGCCAACTGATGCTACTGATCCTGCGATCGCCGCTGCCCAATATGAGCAGCATATTCAAGAGTTTTTTGGTGTCAGTGCAGGAGCATTTCCTCGATTCGATCTGATTTTGTTGGGAATGGGGGACGATGGACATACAGCCTCGCTATTTCCACATACTAAGGCTCTCAAAGTTGGCGATCGCCTTGTAACCGTCGGCGAAAAAGATGGTCAACCGCGCATCACGATGACTGTTCCTTTGATTAATCAAGCGAAAGAGATTATTTTCATGATCGAAGGTGCAGCTAAGGCAAAAGCTTTAACTGCGGTGTTAGCTCCTCAAGGTGATGTTAATCAATATCCATCACGACTGATTACTGGTAATACTATTTGGCTATGCGATCGCACAGCTATGAAACCCAAATAA
- a CDS encoding late competence development ComFB family protein → MQSCKNAIEELVIAEIDLQISHLPQYRRDQINLSEVAAYALNRLPPMYATSKLGWLRQRKKAATEMRSQIESAVRRALVSVKPDALRDVRPLPSQEVASHARSLAALQQILGAENASWKDIPTALENALMTVKLKSAVSNTYMVTGKRDAAGRDETAFGRKPPEISWKGRQVQTSINPNRDEQKAKDFQTYMVDVNYQFSNVLEKLVLSLAYHQIQKLHPAIAETVDLGEATAYVLNRLPPMYATSEKGYKSLRLRAREVYGKEVVAVLKEAIAVCVESPNLEKIPLPLARFEAELEESLEQVSWILQRDDINWRNAPFIVEECLYKVVNNEMEWRKRSDHNYPYAT, encoded by the coding sequence ATGCAAAGTTGCAAAAATGCAATAGAGGAACTGGTAATTGCAGAAATTGATTTACAAATCTCTCACTTACCGCAATACCGACGCGATCAGATTAATTTAAGTGAAGTCGCAGCCTATGCGCTCAATCGCCTGCCACCGATGTATGCCACATCGAAATTAGGATGGCTGAGGCAGCGCAAAAAAGCCGCCACCGAAATGCGATCGCAAATTGAATCGGCAGTGCGTCGGGCGCTCGTGAGTGTGAAACCTGACGCATTAAGAGATGTAAGACCTCTGCCATCACAGGAAGTAGCCAGTCATGCGCGATCGCTTGCTGCGCTCCAACAAATTTTAGGCGCAGAAAATGCCTCTTGGAAAGATATTCCCACGGCGCTAGAAAATGCCTTGATGACAGTCAAACTTAAAAGTGCCGTTAGCAATACCTACATGGTTACAGGTAAACGCGATGCTGCTGGTCGAGATGAAACTGCTTTTGGTCGTAAACCACCTGAAATTTCTTGGAAAGGTAGACAGGTTCAAACATCAATCAATCCTAATCGGGATGAGCAGAAGGCTAAAGATTTTCAAACCTACATGGTGGATGTCAATTATCAATTTAGTAATGTACTAGAAAAATTAGTATTGTCGCTTGCCTATCACCAAATTCAGAAGTTACATCCTGCGATCGCTGAAACCGTCGATTTAGGAGAGGCTACTGCCTATGTATTAAATCGATTACCTCCAATGTATGCAACTTCAGAAAAAGGCTATAAATCACTGAGACTAAGAGCGCGCGAAGTTTATGGCAAAGAAGTTGTGGCTGTCCTCAAAGAGGCGATCGCTGTATGTGTAGAATCTCCAAATTTAGAAAAAATTCCTCTACCTTTGGCTCGTTTTGAAGCAGAACTGGAAGAGTCCCTTGAGCAAGTGAGTTGGATTTTGCAACGTGATGATATTAATTGGCGTAATGCACCATTTATCGTTGAGGAATGTCTATATAAAGTTGTTAACAATGAAATGGAATGGCGTAAACGCAGCGATCATAACTATCCATACGCTACATAG
- the rplC gene encoding 50S ribosomal protein L3: protein MTVGILGTKLGMTQVFDSDGNAVPVTVVLAGPCTITQVKTETKEGYKAIQVGYGKTREKLLSKPELGHLKVSGAEPVKHLREYRLDNVSDFTIGQTLDVSQFKDGDIVDVIGTSIGKGFAGYQKRHNFGRGPMAHGSKNHRQPGSTGAGTTPGRVYPGKRMAGRLGGKQITVKKLTIVKVDAANNVLLIKGAVPGKPGALLNVIPTVIIGKAK from the coding sequence ATGACTGTCGGAATTCTCGGCACAAAACTTGGGATGACCCAAGTATTCGATTCGGATGGCAACGCTGTTCCTGTAACAGTTGTTCTTGCTGGTCCCTGTACAATTACCCAAGTTAAAACTGAAACTAAAGAAGGCTACAAAGCTATTCAAGTCGGTTACGGTAAGACTCGTGAAAAACTCCTCAGCAAGCCAGAGTTAGGACATTTGAAAGTGTCAGGTGCTGAGCCTGTAAAACACCTCCGTGAATATCGCCTCGATAACGTTAGCGATTTCACAATTGGTCAGACTCTAGACGTAAGTCAATTCAAGGATGGCGACATCGTTGATGTGATTGGAACTAGCATTGGTAAAGGTTTCGCTGGTTATCAAAAGCGCCACAACTTTGGTCGCGGTCCGATGGCTCACGGTTCTAAGAACCACAGACAACCTGGTTCGACTGGAGCAGGTACTACCCCAGGTCGTGTTTATCCTGGTAAGCGCATGGCTGGTCGTCTTGGCGGTAAGCAAATCACCGTGAAGAAGCTAACTATAGTCAAAGTCGATGCAGCGAACAATGTGTTGCTAATTAAAGGAGCAGTCCCTGGCAAGCCTGGCGCATTGCTTAACGTCATTCCTACCGTAATTATCGGCAAGGCTAAATAA
- a CDS encoding DUF928 domain-containing protein, with the protein MKLYIWRSLFQYPKLVLVTILLSAVSWCAPILGQSKSISSYGLGIVQSSSQREQIRCADLTNLVSIDLLAPDDGARTLSERPTFYWYIEHKSLASKNSTQVGYSNNFYVDFFVRDGFARNAKSIFRSRSEVTPKVKSGLYRFELPAKAPALEVNKTYSWHIRYMQLSGHDQSDVTNQIDIRAIVKRESNPSVIKKVQAASTHLEKARIFAKNLYWYDALDAYTKWIDVNPNDKEALQERLAMLDQLMERYPKKKCIGKYNVNNSSLINSKQSIPQIMKYSPSR; encoded by the coding sequence ATGAAACTTTACATTTGGCGATCGCTATTCCAATACCCTAAATTAGTCTTGGTGACAATATTGCTGAGCGCAGTTAGTTGGTGCGCCCCAATTTTAGGACAGTCAAAAAGCATTAGTTCTTATGGCTTAGGAATAGTCCAAAGTTCATCTCAAAGAGAACAGATCAGATGTGCAGATTTAACTAACCTTGTTTCTATAGATTTGCTTGCTCCAGACGACGGTGCAAGAACACTTTCAGAACGTCCAACTTTTTATTGGTATATCGAGCATAAATCACTAGCATCTAAAAATTCAACGCAAGTAGGTTATAGCAATAATTTTTATGTAGATTTCTTCGTGAGAGATGGATTTGCTCGGAATGCAAAATCAATTTTTCGTTCTCGGTCAGAAGTAACTCCTAAAGTTAAGTCTGGTCTATATCGATTTGAGCTTCCAGCCAAGGCTCCTGCTCTTGAAGTAAATAAAACCTACAGTTGGCATATTCGTTATATGCAACTTAGCGGTCATGACCAGAGCGATGTTACTAATCAAATAGACATTAGAGCAATTGTCAAGCGAGAAAGTAATCCTTCAGTCATCAAGAAAGTACAAGCTGCTTCTACACATTTAGAGAAAGCGAGAATCTTTGCAAAAAATCTTTATTGGTATGATGCTCTTGATGCATACACCAAATGGATTGATGTAAATCCTAATGATAAAGAGGCTTTACAAGAGCGATTAGCAATGTTAGATCAATTAATGGAAAGGTATCCTAAGAAGAAATGTATTGGTAAATATAACGTAAACAATTCAAGCTTAATTAACTCTAAGCAGTCAATACCACAAATCATGAAATATAGCCCATCAAGATAA